A single window of Limnothrix sp. FACHB-406 DNA harbors:
- a CDS encoding DUF3155 domain-containing protein yields MARRRKRKSRRRQEGRRILENVPQYSIECGEDKPVTAARKFIKAEGIHPPALVLVKRNEHTTDRYFWAEKGLFGAQYVEENHFLFPSLRLWGDQEGDVPALGMVAAAAR; encoded by the coding sequence TTGGCAAGGAGACGCAAGCGCAAGAGCCGTCGGCGGCAAGAAGGGCGACGGATTCTTGAGAATGTGCCACAGTATAGCATCGAATGTGGCGAAGATAAGCCGGTCACGGCCGCTCGCAAATTCATTAAGGCAGAGGGAATTCATCCCCCCGCTTTGGTGTTGGTGAAGCGCAACGAACACACCACGGATCGCTACTTTTGGGCCGAAAAAGGGTTGTTCGGAGCGCAATACGTTGAAGAAAACCACTTCCTGTTCCCGAGTCTTCGGCTCTGGGGCGATCAAGAAGGGGATGTGCCTGCTTTGGGAATGGTGGCCGCTGCGGCCCGCTAA
- a CDS encoding sensor histidine kinase KdpD, with protein sequence MASSTFLALCQAQLALMAETLHLGRGVVYLAQDWSGTAEPAWMPVLEYPARAKTQFLGETGTGRSRSRGRSRLLSGSGPWAAAPAEITSAIAPETEVSHQAGDRPDVLDFSIAPEAIPPAVNQITDADYSASAHSTNSHSANSHSAVDPALNPLFNPQPHPGRLVLPLARGGMMLGLLVLDRPKPWTPKDRQQAGRVAVTLAAACELDRRNQLLEAAYRQQQTTQQRQAELLHNWLHQFRNPLTAIRTFGKLVLKRLGGEDRSRPHLESLLREGDRLQGMLTDFSQVIDTPDWTGAAAPSADQHSPSELPAPTENRAALLLPGVTIAPWPVEALVMDAIAAAEAVAIERGRSFQMSLPADLPPVLADGTAWREVFSNLLDNAIKYACDRGRVQVLARVAAWQDAPAAGWGLALVVSNQGNNIPPTDLERLFQRGFRGIQAASPIPGTGLGLAIARQLMTQMGGRLELFSPPIALPARLRLRETPDRLLPPIAQGTMAVAWLPLAETNSPPPELTSE encoded by the coding sequence ATGGCGAGTTCAACCTTTTTGGCCCTGTGCCAAGCGCAGTTGGCCTTGATGGCGGAAACGCTGCACCTGGGACGGGGTGTGGTGTATTTGGCGCAGGATTGGTCGGGAACGGCGGAACCGGCTTGGATGCCGGTGTTGGAATATCCGGCTCGGGCCAAGACGCAGTTTTTGGGGGAAACGGGAACGGGCCGATCGCGCAGTCGGGGCCGATCGCGGTTGCTGTCGGGGTCGGGCCCTTGGGCAGCGGCTCCGGCGGAGATCACCTCTGCGATCGCGCCTGAGACTGAGGTTAGTCACCAAGCGGGCGATCGGCCGGACGTGCTGGACTTCTCGATCGCGCCGGAAGCAATTCCTCCGGCGGTTAACCAGATCACGGATGCTGACTATTCAGCCTCTGCCCATTCCACCAATTCCCATTCAGCCAATTCCCATTCAGCCGTTGACCCCGCGTTGAATCCCCTATTCAATCCCCAACCCCACCCGGGCCGATTGGTGCTGCCCTTGGCCCGAGGGGGGATGATGTTGGGGCTGTTGGTGCTCGATCGCCCTAAACCTTGGACTCCCAAAGATCGCCAGCAGGCGGGGCGGGTGGCGGTGACCTTGGCGGCGGCCTGCGAACTCGATCGCCGCAATCAACTGCTGGAGGCGGCCTATCGCCAACAACAGACCACGCAACAGCGCCAGGCGGAATTACTACATAATTGGCTGCACCAGTTTCGCAATCCCCTGACGGCCATTCGGACATTCGGCAAGTTGGTGCTGAAGCGGTTGGGGGGCGAGGATCGATCACGCCCACATCTGGAAAGCTTGCTGCGGGAGGGCGATCGACTCCAAGGGATGTTGACGGACTTTAGCCAAGTGATTGATACGCCGGACTGGACAGGGGCAGCGGCCCCCAGTGCCGACCAGCATTCACCGTCAGAATTGCCCGCCCCCACCGAAAACAGGGCGGCCCTGCTGTTGCCGGGGGTGACGATCGCCCCTTGGCCAGTCGAGGCCTTGGTGATGGATGCGATTGCGGCGGCGGAAGCGGTGGCGATCGAACGCGGGCGATCGTTTCAAATGTCGTTACCCGCCGATTTGCCGCCGGTTTTGGCCGATGGCACGGCTTGGCGAGAGGTGTTTAGCAATTTGCTGGATAACGCCATCAAATACGCCTGCGATCGGGGTCGGGTGCAGGTGCTGGCCCGGGTCGCCGCTTGGCAAGATGCGCCCGCGGCCGGGTGGGGTCTGGCGCTGGTGGTCAGCAATCAGGGCAACAATATCCCGCCAACAGACTTGGAGCGGCTGTTTCAGCGCGGTTTTCGGGGAATTCAGGCCGCCAGCCCGATTCCAGGCACGGGGTTGGGTTTGGCGATCGCCCGTCAGTTGATGACGCAGATGGGCGGCCGCTTGGAACTGTTTAGCCCCCCGATCGCCCTACCTGCTCGGTTGCGGTTGCGGGAAACTCCCGATCGACTCCTTCCCCCGATCGCTCAGGGAACGATGGCCGTGGCTTGGTTGCCCCTGGCGGAAACGAATTCACCGCCTCCT
- a CDS encoding adenylate/guanylate cyclase domain-containing protein yields MKLVQPIQSIPKRFRQLRLRWLVVPLVLQVAGAVGLTGWLSLRNGQRAVNDLAARLSGEIAAKVEQHVQGYLGTSELFLRIDAASVAAGNLNLNDFAALQRYFWHQVHITPAVSTLYYGNAEGNFLQVERGNPSTVSVRTTATAPNWRIYTLNKQGQRDRFVSSRPYDPRKRPWYRAAVARGGLAWSPIYVFTEPPVLGITPALPVYTSNPSTVTASGTPLTTETLKGVLAIDLPLEQLSTFLRGLKVGRTGEMFIVERLTGALVATSSEEPLFLRDAQNQPQRLKPEESRDPRIRAAGEFLRERFGTYRQVSKRYQGIVRPKGSDRVFIDVLPLENDYGLDWVTVTVVPERDFTSQIQENTRITALLCLGALGLAVLMAIATTRWIVDPVSRISRAAEAIAEGNLNQTAAASPILEVDRLAESFNRMAFQLRQAFAAWEEANQNLELKVQQRTAALTLSEAKLQEKERYLRLILDSIPQHVFWKDTDLVFQGCNKNWAEAAGLENPEAVIGLTDFDLVRDPEAAEAFREQDRRVIESDRPVWHAIAPKQKPGATGETIWLDISKIPIHDNQRRVIGLLGVVEDITLRKQAEEALRREQEKSERLLLNILPRTVADRLKQNVQPDGSTESEPIAQHFEEVSILFADIVGFTPLSSQLPPIDLVTWLNRIFSQFDHLAERHHLEKIKTLGDAYMVAAGLPLPMEDPTAAMANMALDMQRVIHGFQDEFQQTLGRSLEIRIGMNTGPVIAGVIGIRKFIYDLWGDTVNIASRMESQGLASRIQVTETVYQALRDRYEFESRGEIDVKGRGPMRTYWLTGRQTTAVVDVVAAAIDSGPEF; encoded by the coding sequence ATGAAACTCGTGCAACCCATCCAGTCGATCCCGAAGCGGTTCCGACAACTACGCTTGCGCTGGTTGGTCGTGCCGCTCGTCCTGCAAGTGGCCGGGGCCGTTGGACTCACGGGATGGCTCTCACTGCGAAATGGCCAGCGGGCCGTGAATGACCTCGCGGCCAGGCTCAGTGGCGAAATTGCGGCCAAGGTGGAACAGCATGTGCAGGGGTATTTGGGCACATCCGAGCTGTTTTTGCGCATTGATGCCGCATCCGTGGCGGCGGGTAACCTCAACCTCAACGACTTCGCCGCCCTTCAGCGCTACTTTTGGCATCAGGTACACATCACACCGGCGGTCTCCACCCTCTACTACGGCAACGCGGAGGGCAATTTTTTGCAGGTTGAGCGCGGCAACCCTTCCACGGTCTCCGTGCGAACAACGGCAACGGCTCCCAACTGGAGAATTTACACCCTGAACAAGCAGGGCCAGCGCGATCGCTTCGTTAGCTCCCGGCCCTACGACCCCCGTAAACGCCCTTGGTATCGGGCTGCTGTGGCTCGGGGGGGCTTGGCCTGGTCGCCCATTTATGTGTTCACGGAGCCGCCGGTTTTGGGCATTACTCCGGCCTTGCCCGTTTACACCAGCAACCCCAGTACGGTGACCGCCAGTGGCACACCGCTGACCACGGAAACGCTCAAGGGTGTGCTGGCGATCGACCTTCCCTTGGAGCAGCTTTCCACCTTTTTACGGGGTCTGAAGGTAGGGCGAACCGGAGAAATGTTTATTGTGGAGCGGTTGACCGGGGCCCTGGTGGCCACGTCATCCGAGGAACCCCTGTTCTTGCGGGATGCCCAAAACCAACCCCAGCGGCTGAAACCGGAGGAGAGCCGCGATCCTCGAATTCGGGCAGCGGGTGAGTTTTTGCGGGAGCGCTTTGGCACCTATCGCCAGGTCAGCAAGCGATATCAGGGCATTGTGCGACCGAAGGGGAGCGATCGTGTCTTCATCGATGTGTTGCCCCTGGAAAATGACTATGGACTTGACTGGGTGACTGTGACGGTTGTCCCCGAGCGGGATTTCACATCCCAAATCCAGGAAAATACCCGCATCACCGCTCTGCTCTGTTTGGGCGCTTTAGGCTTGGCCGTCTTAATGGCGATCGCCACCACACGCTGGATTGTGGATCCCGTTAGTCGCATCAGCCGGGCCGCCGAGGCGATCGCTGAGGGCAATTTAAATCAGACCGCCGCCGCCAGCCCAATTCTGGAGGTCGATCGCCTGGCCGAGTCCTTTAACCGCATGGCCTTTCAGTTGCGGCAGGCCTTCGCCGCCTGGGAGGAAGCCAACCAAAATCTAGAGCTGAAGGTGCAACAACGCACCGCCGCCCTCACCCTTTCGGAAGCCAAGCTGCAAGAAAAGGAACGGTATTTGCGGCTAATTCTCGACAGCATTCCCCAACATGTGTTTTGGAAAGATACCGATCTGGTCTTTCAGGGTTGCAACAAAAACTGGGCAGAAGCGGCGGGGCTGGAAAACCCTGAAGCAGTGATTGGGCTAACGGATTTTGACCTGGTGCGAGATCCAGAGGCAGCGGAGGCCTTTCGGGAGCAAGATCGTCGGGTGATTGAGAGCGATCGACCCGTTTGGCACGCGATCGCCCCCAAGCAAAAACCGGGAGCCACGGGCGAAACCATTTGGCTAGATATCAGCAAAATTCCGATTCACGACAATCAACGCCGCGTGATTGGGTTGTTGGGGGTGGTGGAAGATATCACCTTACGCAAACAGGCCGAAGAAGCCCTGCGCCGGGAACAGGAAAAATCAGAGCGATTGCTGTTGAATATCCTGCCCCGCACCGTGGCCGATCGCCTAAAGCAAAATGTGCAGCCCGATGGATCCACGGAATCGGAACCGATCGCCCAACATTTTGAAGAAGTCAGCATTCTGTTTGCGGACATCGTGGGTTTCACGCCCCTCTCATCCCAACTGCCCCCGATCGATCTGGTGACCTGGTTGAACCGCATCTTTTCCCAGTTTGACCACCTGGCAGAACGCCATCACCTGGAAAAAATCAAAACCCTCGGAGATGCCTACATGGTGGCGGCCGGGCTGCCCCTGCCCATGGAAGATCCCACCGCAGCCATGGCTAACATGGCGCTGGATATGCAGCGGGTGATTCACGGCTTTCAGGATGAGTTTCAGCAAACCTTGGGGCGATCGCTGGAAATTCGCATTGGCATGAACACCGGGCCCGTAATTGCAGGTGTAATTGGCATTCGTAAGTTTATCTATGACCTGTGGGGCGATACGGTCAACATTGCCAGTCGCATGGAGTCTCAGGGCTTGGCCAGCCGAATTCAGGTGACCGAAACGGTGTATCAGGCCCTACGCGATCGCTATGAGTTTGAATCCCGAGGCGAGATTGATGTGAAGGGCCGCGGCCCCATGCGCACCTATTGGCTCACGGGTCGCCAAACCACCGCCGTTGTGGATGTGGTGGCCGCTGCGATCGATTCTGGCCCAGAGTTTTAG